The Macaca thibetana thibetana isolate TM-01 chromosome 19, ASM2454274v1, whole genome shotgun sequence genome has a segment encoding these proteins:
- the LPAR2 gene encoding lysophosphatidic acid receptor 2, translated as MVTMGHCYYNETIGFFYNNSGKELSSHWRPKDVVVVALGLTVSVLVLLTNLLVIAAIASNRRFHQPIYYLLGNLAAADLFAGVAYLFLMFHTGPRTARLSLEGWFLRQGLLDTSLTASVATLLAIAVERHRSVMAVQLHSRLPRGRVVMLIVGVWVAALGLGLLPAHSWHCLCALDRCSRMAPLLSRSYLAVWALSSLLVFLLMVAVYTRIFFYVRRRVQRMAEHVSCHPRYRETTLSLVKTVVIILGAFVVCWTPGQVVLLLDGLGCKSCNVLAVEKYFLLLAEANSLVNAAVYSCRDAEMRRTFRRLLCCACLRRSTRESAHYTSSAQGGASTRIMLPENGHPLMDSTL; from the exons ATGGTCACCATGGGCCATTGCTACTACAACGAGACCATTGGCTTCTTCTATAACAACAGTGGCAAGGAGCTCAGCTCTCACTGGCGGCCCAAGGATGTGGTCGTGGTGGCACTGGGGCTGACCGTCAGCGTACTGGTGCTGCTCACCAATCTCCTGGTCATAGCAGCCATCGCCTCCAACCGCCGCTTCCACCAGCCCATCTACTACCTGCTAGGCAACCTGGCCGCAGCTGACCTCTTCGCGGGCGTGGCCTACCTCTTCCTCATGTTCCACACTGGTCCCCGCACAGCCCGACTTTCACTTGAGGGCTGGTTCCTGCGGCAGGGCTTGCTGGACACAAGCCTCACTGCGTCGGTGGCCACACTGCTGGCCATCGCTGTGGAGCGGCACCGCAGTGTGATGGCCGTGCAGCTGCACAGCCGCCTGCCCCGTGGCCGCGTGGTCATGCTCATTGTGGGCGTGTGGGTGGCTGCCCTGGGCCTGGGGCTGCTGCCCGCCCACTCCTGGCACTGCCTCTGTGCCCTGGACCGCTGCTCGCGCATGGCACCCCTGCTCAGCCGCTCCTATTTGGCTGTCTGGGCTCTGTCGAGCCTGCTTGTCTTTCTTCTCATGGTGGCTGTCTACACCCGCATTTTCTTCTACGTGCGGCGGCGAGTGCAGCGCATGGCAGAGCACGTCAGTTGCCACCCCCGCTACCGAGAGACCACGCTCAGCCTGGTCAAGACTGTCGTCATCATCCTGG GGGCTTTCGTGGTCTGCTGGACACCAGGCCAGGTGGTACTGCTCCTAGATGGTTTGGGCTGCAAGTCCTGCAATGTCCTGGCTGTAGAAAAGTACTTCCTACTATTGGCCGAGGCCAACTCACTGGTCAATGCTGCCGTGTACTCTTGCCGAGATGCTGAGATGCGCCGCACTTTCCGCCGCCTCCTCTGCTGTGCGTGCCTCCGCCGGTCCACCCGCGAGTCTGCCCACTATACATCCTCTGCCCAGGGAGGTGCCAGCACTCGCATCATGCTTCCCGAGAACGGCCACCCACTGATGGACTCCACCCTTTAG